One window from the genome of Populus alba chromosome 15, ASM523922v2, whole genome shotgun sequence encodes:
- the LOC118032767 gene encoding uncharacterized protein, giving the protein MAKSKALRKERQPGGDDFSLQSKRRLSQRAVRVSSRSCSPEQSPSPSHNKHHSKVTLADFVNLSSESRVLSSQRGIAMASLNPSASSPCSADFVCNSDQQRKRRGKAISQHAASPPAPSQYHPSLSCPTERVPYPPTTSTHCPGYGSASPTGVVTDVLGSGPYAIFCRPLVLQIMPEFFDFQFAEITSMPTWVRFPNLLLRCWNNICLSKIASMVGKPIHCDSPTAQMSRISYARVLIDIDLFTELKTSVNVMLPNGTLLVQNLVYESLPRFCKHCKSLGHSTLTCKKGHTRTRKRPHAASTCATSSGSSADTAVVEKQSPYCPGPSCIYREDPMSSEVAVMDLQPSSSQPPNCKRTKAGKAEMVAFGQTPSSHLIPRRQYFTRSKAAASSYEGPTSDSFQSL; this is encoded by the exons ATGGCCAAATCTAAGGCACTCCGTAAGGAACGACAACCTGGTGGAGACGATTTCTCACTACAATCCAAGAGGCGCCTTTCTCAGCGTGCGGTTAGGGTTTCATCGCGAAGTTGCTCGCCTGAGCAATCTCCCTCCCCATCGCATAATAAACACCATTCTAAGGTCACTCTTGCAGATTTTGTGAATCTCTCCAGTGAATCTAGGGTTCTATCTTCTCAACGGGGTATAGCTATGGCATCATTGAACCCTTCGGCTTCATCGCCTTGCTCAGCCGATTTTGTTTGCAATTCTGACCAGCAAAGGAAGAGACGAGGGAAAGCTATCAGTCAGCATGCTGCCTCTCCCCCTGCCCCGAGCCAGTATCATCCCTCTCTGTCATGCCCTACTGAAAGAGTACCATACCCACCAACGACATCCACACATTGCCCTGGTTATGGCTCAGCCTCTCCGACAGGTGTAGTAACAG ATGTCTTAGGGTCCGGGCCATATGCCATTTTTTGCCGGCCTCTTGTCCTACAAATCATGCCTGaattttttgattttcaattcgCCGAGATCACGTCAATGCCAACTTGGGTTCGGTTTCCTAACTTGCTTTTGAGATGCTGGAATAATATCTGCTTATCTAAAATTGCTAGCATGGTTGGCAAACCGATCCACTGTGATAGCCCTACTGCACAAATGTCCCGTATCTCCTATGCTAGGGTGTTGATTGATATTGACCTCTTCACTGAATTGAAAACCTCTGTTAATGTGATGCTGCCCAATGGTACTCTCCTAGTACAGAACCTGGTATATGAATCCTTGCCTAGATTTTGCAAACACTGCAAATCTCTGGGTCATTCCACACTTACATGCAAAAAAGGGCATACCAGAACAAGGAAGAGGCCGCATGCAGCATCAACTTGCGCAACCAGCTCAGGTTCCTCTGCCGATACTGCTGTTGTCGAGAAACAATCTCCCTACTGTCCAGGCCCATCCTGCATCTATCGGGAAGACCCCATGTCCTCTGAAGTTGCTGTGATGGACTTGCAGCCTTCCAGTTCCCAACCTCCTAATTGCAAGCGCACTAAAGCTGGCAAGGCTGAAATGGTTGCTTTTGGACAAACGCCCAGCTCCCATTTAATTCCCAGAAGACAGTATTTTACTCGCAGCAAAGCAGCGGCCTCTTCTTATGAGGGACCAACATCTGATTCCTTCCAGTCGTTATAA
- the LOC118032769 gene encoding protein Dr1 homolog isoform X1: MINSSYINNTTMSPLLLLLLISHSTSTTTTVVVNTGLKDSAMEPMDIVGKSKEDASLPKATMTKIIKEMLPPDVRVARDAQDLLIECCVEFINLVSSESNDVCSREDKRTIAPEHVLKALEVLGFGEYIEEVYAAYEQHKLETMHDSLKGGKWSNGAAMTEEEAAAAQQRMFDEARARMNGGVTAPKQPETNQSLKS, encoded by the exons ATGATAAATTCATCATATATTAACAACACCACCATGtctcctcttcttctccttctcttgaTCTCTCACTCGACCTCGACGACGACGACAGTAGTAGTAAATACG GGTTTGAAGGATTCAGCGATGGAACCGATGGATATAGTTGGTAAATCGAAAGAGGATGCTTCGCTTCCTAAAG CAACTATGAccaaaattattaaagagatgTTGCCCCCAGATGTTCGTGTTGCCAGAGATGCTCAAGATCTTTTAATTGAGTGTTGTGTAG AATTTATAAACCTTGTATCATCAGAGTCCAATGACGTTTGTAGCAGAGAGGACAAGCGAACGATTGCACCTGAGCATGTACTCAAGGCTTTAGAG GTTCTTGGGTTTGGAGAGTACATTGAGGAGGTTTATGCTGCATATGAGCAACACAAGCTAGAGACtatg CATGACTCTTTAAAAGGTGGTAAATGGAGCAATGGAGCGGCAATGACCGAGGAAGAAGCAGCCGCTGCGCAGCAAAGGATGTTCGATGAGGCGCGTGCTAGAATGAATGGTGGGGTCACTGCCCCAAAGCAACCAGAGACTAACCAAAGTTTAAAGAGCTAA
- the LOC118032769 gene encoding protein Dr1 homolog isoform X2, with translation MEPMDIVGKSKEDASLPKATMTKIIKEMLPPDVRVARDAQDLLIECCVEFINLVSSESNDVCSREDKRTIAPEHVLKALEVLGFGEYIEEVYAAYEQHKLETMHDSLKGGKWSNGAAMTEEEAAAAQQRMFDEARARMNGGVTAPKQPETNQSLKS, from the exons ATGGAACCGATGGATATAGTTGGTAAATCGAAAGAGGATGCTTCGCTTCCTAAAG CAACTATGAccaaaattattaaagagatgTTGCCCCCAGATGTTCGTGTTGCCAGAGATGCTCAAGATCTTTTAATTGAGTGTTGTGTAG AATTTATAAACCTTGTATCATCAGAGTCCAATGACGTTTGTAGCAGAGAGGACAAGCGAACGATTGCACCTGAGCATGTACTCAAGGCTTTAGAG GTTCTTGGGTTTGGAGAGTACATTGAGGAGGTTTATGCTGCATATGAGCAACACAAGCTAGAGACtatg CATGACTCTTTAAAAGGTGGTAAATGGAGCAATGGAGCGGCAATGACCGAGGAAGAAGCAGCCGCTGCGCAGCAAAGGATGTTCGATGAGGCGCGTGCTAGAATGAATGGTGGGGTCACTGCCCCAAAGCAACCAGAGACTAACCAAAGTTTAAAGAGCTAA